In a genomic window of Thermosynechococcus sp. CL-1:
- a CDS encoding LptF/LptG family permease — protein MLAIARSLEKMPWQPRFSLLDRYILREMIRPFVFGFGIFTAIAAVIGTVFYLIRNMVEHNLGILSALQVFFLRLPTFAVLGIPMAMLFGSLLAYSQLSRRSELIACKSCGVSPLRLVRPALLAGFCALLFTFALNELVAPPMAYRAIKTLEVAIQRPQPTFQTRNIFYRRFAGGQLQQLFFAHRFDGEVMGQVTVLNFEQGQLREIITAQEAQWQGSAWLFRQGTYHHLTRDRDYDVAETFSERTFAYPRTPLDLAMETRAPEFMTSREIYQYLQVLAESGDAKRLRQWRVQLQEKLSLPFLCLSFAVVGAVLGISSPRQGQGRAFGLSVAIIFGYYVSAFIFTAFGEGGAISPLVASWLPKGIVSAIALGMLYHANRH, from the coding sequence ATGCTGGCGATCGCCCGATCCCTTGAGAAGATGCCTTGGCAGCCGCGATTCTCCCTGTTGGATCGCTATATTCTGCGGGAGATGATTCGCCCCTTTGTCTTTGGTTTTGGCATTTTTACGGCGATCGCTGCCGTTATTGGTACGGTGTTCTACCTCATTCGCAATATGGTGGAGCACAACCTTGGCATCCTCAGTGCCCTTCAAGTCTTTTTTCTGCGTTTGCCCACCTTTGCGGTGCTGGGCATTCCCATGGCGATGCTCTTTGGTTCGCTCCTTGCCTATAGTCAACTGTCCCGCCGCAGTGAACTGATTGCTTGCAAAAGCTGTGGGGTGAGTCCGCTGCGTTTAGTGCGACCGGCGCTCCTAGCGGGGTTCTGTGCCTTGCTCTTCACCTTTGCCCTCAATGAACTGGTGGCTCCCCCCATGGCCTACCGCGCCATCAAGACCTTGGAAGTGGCGATTCAACGCCCCCAACCTACCTTTCAAACCCGCAATATCTTCTACCGTCGTTTTGCTGGGGGGCAGCTTCAGCAACTCTTTTTTGCCCATCGTTTTGATGGCGAGGTCATGGGTCAAGTGACGGTGTTGAACTTTGAGCAGGGGCAATTGCGAGAAATTATTACGGCGCAGGAAGCCCAGTGGCAGGGTTCGGCGTGGCTGTTTCGGCAGGGCACCTACCACCACCTGACCCGCGATCGCGACTATGATGTGGCCGAGACCTTCTCAGAACGAACATTTGCCTACCCCCGCACCCCCCTTGATTTAGCGATGGAAACGCGAGCACCAGAGTTTATGACCAGCCGCGAAATCTATCAGTACTTGCAAGTTTTGGCGGAAAGTGGCGATGCCAAACGTCTGCGGCAGTGGCGGGTGCAGTTGCAGGAAAAGCTCTCTCTCCCCTTTTTGTGTCTCAGTTTTGCTGTTGTCGGCGCTGTTTTGGGGATCAGTTCTCCCCGCCAAGGACAGGGGCGGGCCTTTGGGCTCAGTGTGGCAATTATTTTTGGCTATTATGTCAGTGCCTTTATCTTCACGGCCTTTGGTGAGGGGGGAGCCATTTCACCCCTTGTGGCCAGTTGGCTGCCAAAGGGGATAGTCAGCGCGATCGCCCTCGGCATGCTCTACCATGCCAATCGTCATTAG
- a CDS encoding M20 family metallopeptidase → MLARIRQITQTLTPRLIEIRRHLHRYPELSGQEHQTAAYVAGVLSSAGLTVQQDVGKVGVIAELAGNPKEQRLLAIRTDMDALPIQERTGLEFSSKHSGVMHACGHDVHTTVGLGTAMVLAALKEEFPGRVRFIFQPAEEIAQGASWMIADGAMKEVSAILSLHVFPTIPAGEVAVRYGALTAAADDIELTILGESGHGARPHEAVDAIWIAAQVISALQQAISRTQNPLRPVVVTFGKIQGGRAANVIADQVTLQGTVRSLHPETRATLPTWIEQIVANVCHTYGARYKLHYRRGVPGVENTPYLSQLLAEAATDVVGAPHVHILPEPSLGAEDFALYLEHAPGAMFRLGVGFRDRPNYPLHHPEFDVDEQAIPVGVMTLAHAACRYWQIPY, encoded by the coding sequence ATGCTTGCTCGGATTCGCCAGATTACCCAAACCCTCACCCCCCGTCTCATTGAAATTCGTCGCCATCTGCACCGCTACCCCGAATTGAGTGGCCAAGAACATCAAACCGCTGCCTATGTGGCGGGGGTACTTTCCTCCGCCGGCTTAACGGTACAGCAGGATGTGGGGAAAGTGGGGGTGATTGCGGAACTGGCGGGGAATCCCAAAGAACAGCGGCTCTTGGCCATTCGCACCGATATGGATGCCCTGCCGATTCAAGAGCGCACTGGACTCGAGTTTAGCTCAAAACATAGCGGGGTGATGCACGCCTGCGGTCACGATGTCCACACCACGGTGGGTCTGGGCACGGCAATGGTGTTAGCAGCCCTCAAGGAGGAGTTCCCCGGACGGGTGCGGTTTATTTTTCAACCAGCGGAAGAAATTGCCCAAGGGGCGAGTTGGATGATTGCCGATGGCGCTATGAAAGAGGTGAGTGCCATTTTGTCGCTCCATGTGTTTCCCACCATTCCAGCGGGGGAAGTAGCGGTGCGCTATGGGGCGTTGACGGCGGCTGCCGATGACATTGAGTTAACGATTTTGGGAGAATCGGGCCACGGTGCCCGCCCCCATGAAGCGGTAGATGCGATTTGGATTGCCGCTCAAGTGATCAGTGCTTTGCAACAGGCCATTAGCCGCACGCAGAATCCCCTGCGACCCGTGGTGGTTACCTTTGGCAAAATTCAAGGGGGACGGGCTGCCAATGTCATTGCCGATCAGGTCACCCTTCAGGGAACGGTGCGATCGCTCCATCCGGAAACCCGTGCCACCCTCCCGACCTGGATTGAGCAAATTGTGGCCAATGTCTGCCACACCTACGGTGCCCGTTACAAACTCCACTATCGGCGGGGCGTACCGGGGGTGGAAAATACGCCCTACCTATCGCAACTGCTGGCGGAGGCGGCGACTGATGTGGTGGGTGCCCCCCATGTGCATATTTTGCCGGAACCGTCCCTGGGGGCAGAGGATTTTGCCCTTTACCTAGAGCATGCCCCCGGTGCGATGTTTCGCCTTGGGGTAGGGTTTCGCGATCGCCCCAACTATCCCCTGCATCACCCGGAGTTTGATGTCGATGAACAGGCTATCCCCGTGGGTGTGATGACCCTTGCCCATGCGGCCTGTCGCTATTGGCAGATTCCCTACTAA
- a CDS encoding CYTH domain-containing protein: MGIEIERKFLVTGEEWRSLVTSVSQFAQGYLSTVPERTVRVRLAGEQAWITIKGKASGGQRREYEYAIPVADARELLAELCLQPIIQKNRYRIPAGDLCWEVDEFTGACTGLILAEIELPQPDYPLTLPPWIGLEVTDDPRYTNAYLAEHPYQEWATGNS; the protein is encoded by the coding sequence ATGGGCATCGAAATTGAGCGCAAGTTCCTTGTCACAGGCGAAGAATGGCGATCGCTGGTCACAAGTGTGTCCCAATTTGCCCAAGGCTACCTGTCCACAGTTCCTGAGCGCACGGTGCGGGTGCGTCTTGCGGGTGAGCAAGCATGGATCACAATCAAGGGCAAAGCCAGCGGTGGCCAACGCCGTGAGTATGAGTATGCTATCCCCGTTGCTGATGCAAGGGAACTCCTCGCGGAATTGTGCCTACAACCCATCATCCAGAAAAACCGCTATCGTATTCCAGCGGGTGATCTGTGTTGGGAAGTGGATGAATTTACTGGCGCCTGTACTGGCCTGATTTTGGCAGAAATTGAATTGCCCCAGCCTGACTATCCCCTGACTCTACCCCCGTGGATTGGCCTTGAGGTGACCGACGACCCCCGCTATACCAATGCCTACTTAGCGGAGCACCCCTATCAGGAGTGGGCAACCGGCAATTCCTGA
- a CDS encoding carotenoid oxygenase family protein, which translates to MSHDWSFRSPLHDGGLAGGTESLTQEYDYWIEDVEGTVPTDLVGTLYRNGPGRLERGGVPLAHPFDGDGMICAFRFEKGRVHFRNRYVRTAGFLEEEKANRLLYRGVFGTQKPGGWLANFLDIRVKNIANTHVIYWGGKLLALWEAGLPYCLDPVTLETIGLDNLGGLLKERDAFAAHPRFDPQTQRLVNFGVKPGLRTRITLYEFDASGQCVSQPVFEIPGFAFIHDFALTPNYAIVFQNPVQLNPLPYLLGLRGAAQCIQFNAQEPTRVWLLPRRGGTPQMLTMPACFVFHHANAYEAGDEIHVESIAYSHFPNLEPGMDFREVNFAALPSSLLWRIQLNPKTKAVDWQVVSDRPCEFPVVHPAKVGQPYRYTYLAAGHDPKTNAPLQALWRCNRQTGEEQFWSAGPRGFASEPIFVPRGLQKGDFLWQGAQGEEDGWLLQVVYDASCHKSQLLIFDAAAISAGPVARLRLKHHIPYGLHGSFTTVV; encoded by the coding sequence GTGTCCCATGACTGGAGTTTTAGATCGCCCCTACACGATGGCGGATTGGCGGGGGGGACCGAATCTCTCACCCAAGAATATGACTATTGGATTGAGGATGTCGAAGGTACGGTGCCCACGGATTTGGTGGGAACGCTCTACCGCAATGGCCCTGGACGGTTGGAGCGCGGGGGAGTGCCCTTAGCCCATCCCTTTGATGGCGACGGCATGATCTGTGCTTTTCGCTTTGAGAAGGGACGGGTGCATTTTCGCAATCGCTACGTGCGTACCGCTGGGTTCTTAGAGGAGGAAAAGGCCAATCGCCTTCTCTATCGCGGTGTCTTTGGCACCCAAAAACCGGGGGGCTGGCTGGCCAATTTCCTCGATATTCGGGTCAAAAACATTGCCAATACCCATGTGATCTATTGGGGGGGCAAATTACTGGCGCTCTGGGAAGCCGGTCTGCCCTACTGCCTTGACCCTGTGACCCTAGAAACCATTGGCCTCGACAACCTAGGGGGTCTCCTCAAGGAGAGGGATGCCTTTGCAGCGCATCCCCGCTTTGATCCTCAGACGCAGCGGCTCGTGAATTTTGGTGTCAAGCCCGGCCTGCGGACTCGTATTACCCTCTATGAGTTTGATGCCAGTGGTCAATGTGTCTCCCAACCTGTCTTTGAAATTCCGGGCTTTGCCTTTATCCATGACTTTGCCCTGACCCCCAACTACGCCATTGTCTTTCAAAATCCAGTGCAGTTAAATCCACTGCCCTATCTGCTGGGACTGCGGGGCGCTGCCCAGTGCATTCAATTCAATGCGCAGGAACCGACACGGGTTTGGCTGCTGCCTCGTCGGGGTGGGACTCCCCAGATGTTGACGATGCCCGCCTGTTTTGTCTTTCACCATGCCAATGCCTACGAAGCTGGGGATGAAATTCATGTGGAGTCCATTGCCTACAGCCACTTTCCCAATCTCGAACCGGGCATGGATTTTCGGGAGGTGAATTTTGCAGCGCTGCCCTCAAGCCTGCTGTGGCGGATTCAATTGAACCCCAAAACCAAGGCTGTGGATTGGCAAGTGGTGAGCGATCGCCCCTGTGAATTTCCCGTAGTGCATCCGGCCAAGGTGGGGCAACCCTATCGCTACACGTATTTGGCGGCAGGGCATGATCCGAAAACCAATGCGCCTCTCCAGGCACTGTGGCGGTGCAATCGCCAGACGGGGGAGGAACAATTTTGGTCGGCGGGACCGCGTGGCTTTGCCAGTGAACCCATTTTTGTCCCGCGGGGTCTGCAAAAGGGTGACTTTCTCTGGCAGGGTGCCCAAGGGGAAGAGGACGGCTGGCTCTTGCAGGTGGTGTATGATGCCAGTTGCCACAAATCGCAGTTACTCATCTTTGATGCGGCAGCCATTAGCGCCGGGCCAGTGGCACGATTGCGCTTGAAACACCACATTCCCTATGGTCTCCACGGTTCATTTACCACAGTGGTCTAG
- a CDS encoding folate/biopterin family MFS transporter, translating to MLVQPSQPQRWFQWLKETLLFGQEPSGELLAILLVYFVQGVLGLARLAISFFFKDELGLSPAEVAALMGVAALPWVIKPVFGLISDSVPLLGFRRRSYLVLSGLLGCGAWLSLGTWVATPWQATAAILATSIAIALSDVIVDSLVVERARQESATEMGTLQSLSWAATAVGGILTAYFSGQLLQWFSPRTVFQITAAFPLLMSGVAWAIAEARVTARPQLRQTWEHINRVRQAMMQKRIWLPVAFLFLWQATPGSESAFFFFTTNELGFEAEFLGRVRLVTSIASLLGVWIFQRYLKTLPIRTIFFWSTILSALLGLSSLILVTHLNRQWGISDQWFSLGDSLILAVMGQIAFMPVLVLAARLCPPGIEATLFALLMSISNLANLVSHELGALLTHWLGITEHNFDRLWLLVLITNLSTLLPLPLLNWLPQQVPAPASQSSVTVELEPSVP from the coding sequence ATGTTAGTTCAACCTTCGCAACCTCAACGCTGGTTTCAGTGGCTCAAGGAGACGCTCCTTTTTGGGCAAGAACCCAGTGGCGAACTCTTAGCCATTTTGCTGGTGTATTTTGTCCAAGGGGTGTTGGGCTTAGCACGGCTGGCCATTAGCTTTTTCTTTAAGGATGAGTTGGGTCTGTCGCCGGCGGAAGTGGCGGCATTGATGGGTGTGGCTGCGCTGCCTTGGGTCATTAAGCCGGTATTTGGCCTCATTTCTGATAGTGTGCCGCTTTTGGGATTTCGTCGCCGTTCCTATCTTGTCCTGTCGGGCTTGCTGGGCTGTGGGGCGTGGTTGAGCTTGGGGACGTGGGTGGCTACCCCTTGGCAGGCAACGGCAGCGATTCTCGCAACCTCGATCGCCATCGCCCTCAGTGATGTGATTGTCGATTCACTGGTGGTTGAACGGGCACGCCAAGAATCGGCGACTGAAATGGGAACGCTGCAATCCCTAAGCTGGGCAGCGACTGCCGTGGGGGGTATCCTCACCGCTTACTTTAGTGGCCAACTGTTGCAGTGGTTTAGTCCGCGTACAGTGTTTCAAATTACAGCGGCGTTTCCGCTCTTGATGTCGGGGGTTGCGTGGGCGATCGCCGAAGCACGGGTTACGGCTCGGCCTCAACTGCGTCAGACTTGGGAGCACATCAACCGTGTGCGCCAAGCCATGATGCAAAAACGGATTTGGTTGCCGGTGGCGTTTCTCTTCCTCTGGCAAGCCACCCCCGGCTCGGAATCAGCCTTCTTTTTCTTCACAACGAATGAATTGGGCTTTGAGGCGGAGTTTTTGGGACGGGTGCGCCTTGTCACTAGCATCGCCTCCCTCTTGGGGGTGTGGATTTTCCAGCGCTACTTGAAAACGCTGCCCATTCGTACCATTTTTTTCTGGAGCACGATTCTCTCAGCCCTTTTGGGACTCTCTAGCTTGATTTTGGTCACCCACCTCAATCGCCAATGGGGCATTAGTGACCAGTGGTTTAGCTTGGGGGATAGCCTCATTTTGGCAGTTATGGGGCAGATTGCCTTTATGCCGGTACTCGTGTTGGCGGCACGGCTGTGTCCGCCGGGGATTGAGGCCACCCTCTTTGCGCTGCTGATGTCCATTAGCAACCTTGCCAATCTGGTCTCCCATGAGTTGGGGGCACTGCTGACCCACTGGCTGGGGATTACCGAGCATAACTTCGATCGCCTCTGGTTGCTGGTGCTCATTACCAACCTGAGTACGCTATTGCCCCTACCCCTGTTGAACTGGTTGCCGCAGCAGGTGCCGGCGCCCGCCTCTCAATCCTCTGTCACTGTTGAGTTGGAGCCAAGTGTCCCATGA
- the ndhO gene encoding photosynthetic/respiratory NAD(P)H-quinone oxidoreductase subunit O yields MAIKKGDLVKVVAEKLANSVEALASDHRYPPYLFEGRGEVVEIRGDYAQIKFPVPTPTVWLRLDQLEIAK; encoded by the coding sequence ATGGCGATTAAAAAGGGAGATTTGGTAAAGGTCGTTGCTGAAAAATTGGCCAACAGTGTTGAGGCCTTGGCCAGTGATCATCGCTATCCCCCCTATCTCTTTGAGGGACGAGGCGAGGTGGTGGAGATTCGCGGTGACTATGCGCAGATTAAATTTCCAGTGCCCACCCCTACAGTTTGGCTGCGCCTCGATCAACTGGAGATCGCCAAATAA
- a CDS encoding mannose-1-phosphate guanylyltransferase/mannose-6-phosphate isomerase: protein MDCIPVILSGGAGSRLWPLSRQAHPKQFMRLTAEGQSLLQQTWQRLQGLPQVQPPVVVANDAHRFLVAEQFQELGVTPTRILLEPLGRNTAPAITLAALYVTEVLATDAILLVLPADHLIQDVAAFQQGLQRALAPATKDWLVTFGITPTSPHTGYGYIRRGEALSEAHTYRVAEFVEKPDLATAEAYLADGHYLWNSGMFLFRAQSFLAELAQQQPDILHHCRLALREGQEDLDFIRLATAPLSQCPSLSVDYGVMEKTQKAAVVPLECGWSDVGSWSSLWEVTPKDEFGNSCRGDVLTYGSKDCFVHSQNRLVALLGVENLIVVETADAVLIAHQEAAQQVKQVVEQLQAQKRSEAYNHRVVYRPWGHYDSIDTGHRFQVKRITVKPGASLSLQQHHHRAEHWIVVSGTAEVTCNGKTFLLTENESTYIPVGAVHRLANPGKIPLEMIEVQSGAYLGEDDIVRFEDRYGRETGQ, encoded by the coding sequence ATGGACTGTATTCCAGTGATTCTATCGGGGGGAGCCGGAAGTCGCCTTTGGCCATTATCGCGCCAAGCCCATCCCAAGCAGTTTATGCGCTTAACTGCCGAAGGGCAGAGTCTGCTACAACAAACGTGGCAACGCTTGCAGGGTTTACCCCAAGTGCAACCGCCAGTGGTGGTGGCCAATGACGCCCATCGCTTCCTTGTAGCGGAACAATTTCAAGAGCTAGGGGTGACACCAACGCGGATTTTGCTCGAACCCTTGGGGCGCAATACGGCTCCTGCGATTACCCTTGCTGCGCTCTACGTCACAGAAGTCCTCGCCACCGATGCCATTCTTTTGGTGCTACCAGCGGATCATTTAATTCAGGATGTTGCCGCCTTTCAGCAGGGGCTACAACGGGCACTTGCACCCGCCACCAAGGACTGGTTGGTAACGTTTGGCATTACGCCCACCTCTCCCCATACAGGCTACGGCTACATTCGGCGGGGGGAAGCCCTCAGTGAGGCCCACACCTATCGGGTGGCAGAGTTTGTCGAAAAACCCGATTTGGCAACGGCAGAGGCTTATCTAGCGGATGGCCATTACCTTTGGAATAGCGGTATGTTTCTCTTCCGCGCCCAGAGCTTCTTAGCAGAATTGGCACAGCAGCAGCCAGACATTTTGCACCATTGCCGTTTGGCACTGCGGGAGGGACAGGAGGATTTGGACTTTATCCGCTTGGCCACAGCACCCTTGAGTCAGTGTCCCAGTTTATCGGTGGACTATGGGGTGATGGAAAAGACGCAAAAAGCAGCGGTAGTGCCCCTAGAGTGTGGCTGGAGTGATGTGGGGTCTTGGTCAAGTCTCTGGGAGGTGACACCCAAGGATGAATTTGGCAACAGTTGCCGTGGCGATGTTCTCACCTATGGCAGCAAAGATTGCTTTGTCCATAGTCAAAACCGCTTGGTTGCCCTACTGGGGGTGGAAAACCTCATTGTTGTAGAAACCGCTGATGCTGTTCTCATTGCCCATCAGGAGGCGGCACAGCAGGTGAAACAAGTGGTGGAGCAACTGCAAGCCCAAAAGCGCAGTGAGGCTTACAATCATCGCGTAGTCTATCGCCCTTGGGGACATTACGATTCCATTGACACGGGTCATCGCTTTCAAGTGAAGCGGATTACGGTCAAGCCGGGGGCGAGTCTTTCGCTGCAACAGCACCATCACCGCGCAGAACATTGGATTGTTGTCAGTGGTACAGCGGAAGTTACCTGCAATGGCAAAACGTTTCTGCTGACGGAGAATGAGTCCACCTATATCCCTGTGGGCGCTGTGCACCGCTTGGCCAATCCGGGGAAAATTCCCCTTGAAATGATCGAGGTGCAGTCGGGAGCCTACCTTGGCGAAGATGATATTGTCCGCTTTGAGGATCGCTATGGTCGCGAGACAGGGCAATAA
- a CDS encoding divergent PAP2 family protein, with protein MMDGLRELLANHVLWVAFAASAIAQMLKLLIDIAKHRKLNFRVLVETGGMPSSHSALVTALATGVGLQRGWDSIEFAIAVVFACIVMYDAAGVRQAAGKQARILNQIVDEFFQDGHELAEARLKELLGHTPIQVIVGSALGVAIAWLAV; from the coding sequence ATGATGGACGGTCTTCGTGAGCTACTGGCTAACCATGTCCTCTGGGTCGCTTTCGCCGCCAGCGCGATCGCCCAAATGCTCAAGTTACTGATTGACATTGCCAAACACCGCAAGCTCAATTTCCGCGTTCTAGTGGAAACGGGGGGCATGCCCAGTTCCCATTCCGCCCTAGTTACTGCTCTGGCGACTGGGGTAGGGCTGCAGCGGGGCTGGGATAGCATTGAGTTTGCGATCGCCGTTGTCTTTGCCTGCATTGTCATGTACGATGCGGCCGGGGTACGCCAAGCAGCCGGTAAACAAGCCCGCATTCTCAATCAAATTGTCGATGAATTTTTCCAAGATGGGCACGAATTGGCAGAAGCCCGCCTCAAGGAGTTATTGGGGCACACCCCCATTCAAGTCATCGTTGGTTCCGCCCTTGGGGTGGCGATCGCTTGGCTGGCGGTCTAA
- the crtE gene encoding geranylgeranyl diphosphate synthase CrtE: protein MISADPPQVHPAGTFDLKAYLKERQALVEAALEASIPVAYPEKIYDAMRYSLMAGGKRLRPILCLATCELMGGTVEMAMPTACALEMIHTMSLIHDDLPAMDNDDYRRGKPTNHKVYGEDIAILAGDGLLAYAFEYVVEQTKNVPAEYLLKIVARLGHAVAATGLVGGQVVDLECEGQPNIGLETLHFIHSHKTGALLEASVVSGALLTGANESDVARLSRYAANIGLAFQIVDDILDITSTRDVLGKTVGKDVAAQKMTYPRLWGLEKSRQEAERLVAEAKAELAVYGAAAVPLQAIADYITSRSH, encoded by the coding sequence ATGATTTCCGCTGATCCCCCCCAAGTCCATCCCGCCGGCACATTTGATCTCAAGGCCTACCTCAAAGAACGCCAAGCCCTTGTGGAAGCGGCCCTCGAAGCCTCGATCCCCGTTGCCTACCCAGAGAAAATTTACGATGCGATGCGCTATTCACTGATGGCAGGGGGCAAACGGCTGCGCCCGATTCTTTGCTTGGCCACCTGTGAACTGATGGGGGGTACCGTGGAAATGGCCATGCCCACCGCCTGTGCCCTAGAGATGATCCACACGATGTCGCTGATCCACGATGATCTGCCGGCTATGGACAATGATGACTACCGTCGTGGCAAGCCTACAAATCACAAAGTCTATGGCGAAGATATTGCCATTCTGGCGGGGGATGGCTTACTGGCCTATGCCTTTGAATATGTGGTGGAACAAACGAAAAACGTGCCCGCAGAATATCTGCTGAAAATTGTGGCGCGGTTGGGGCATGCGGTGGCAGCAACGGGATTGGTGGGCGGTCAAGTGGTGGACTTGGAGTGTGAAGGGCAGCCGAACATTGGTCTAGAAACGCTGCACTTTATCCACTCCCACAAAACGGGGGCATTACTGGAGGCCTCTGTGGTTTCTGGGGCATTACTGACGGGGGCGAATGAATCTGATGTGGCTCGCCTGTCGCGCTATGCGGCAAATATTGGCTTGGCGTTCCAGATTGTGGATGACATTTTGGATATTACTTCGACCCGCGATGTCCTCGGTAAAACCGTTGGTAAAGATGTGGCCGCCCAAAAAATGACGTACCCGCGCCTGTGGGGTCTGGAAAAATCTCGCCAAGAGGCTGAACGCTTGGTGGCAGAGGCGAAGGCAGAGTTGGCTGTGTATGGGGCAGCCGCTGTTCCTTTGCAGGCGATCGCCGACTACATTACCAGCCGCAGTCATTAA
- the folD gene encoding bifunctional methylenetetrahydrofolate dehydrogenase/methenyltetrahydrofolate cyclohydrolase FolD — translation MVANSAACLDGKSLAQSIERQLADHVRTFQAQWGRSPGLAVLRVGDDPASAVYVRAKEQACGRVGIQSFGAHLPATITEADLLARITELNQDEWVDGILLQLPLPPHLDPRPLLYAIHPDKDVDGLHPENLGRLVRDEPGLRSCTPAGVMQLLAAYGIDVAGRSAVVVGRSILVGKPLALMLLTANATVTIAHSRTRDLASVTRSAEILVTAMGQPRRITADMIRPGAVVIDVGINRIQRPDGKSSLWGDVDYEAACAVASYITPVPGGVGPMTVAMLLHNTVWSYCRRHNWHKPLLSLTSMPPAR, via the coding sequence TTGGTTGCAAACTCCGCTGCCTGCCTTGATGGCAAATCCTTAGCCCAGTCCATTGAACGCCAGTTGGCTGATCATGTGCGGACGTTTCAAGCCCAGTGGGGGCGATCGCCCGGCTTGGCGGTGTTGCGGGTTGGCGATGATCCCGCCAGTGCCGTGTATGTCCGTGCCAAAGAACAAGCCTGTGGCCGCGTCGGGATTCAATCCTTTGGTGCCCATTTACCGGCCACCATTACAGAAGCGGATTTATTGGCCAGAATTACTGAGCTAAATCAGGACGAATGGGTGGATGGCATTCTGCTGCAATTGCCCCTACCGCCCCACCTTGATCCCCGTCCCCTGCTATACGCGATTCATCCGGATAAAGATGTGGATGGCCTGCATCCCGAAAATCTCGGTCGGCTCGTGCGCGATGAACCGGGACTGCGCAGTTGTACGCCTGCTGGAGTGATGCAGCTTTTGGCCGCCTATGGCATTGATGTTGCAGGTCGCTCGGCAGTGGTCGTGGGTCGCAGTATTTTGGTCGGCAAGCCCTTGGCCTTGATGTTACTCACTGCCAATGCAACGGTGACGATCGCCCACTCGCGCACCCGTGATCTTGCCAGTGTCACCCGTAGTGCTGAGATTTTAGTCACAGCGATGGGACAGCCGCGGCGGATTACTGCCGACATGATTCGGCCGGGGGCAGTGGTTATTGATGTCGGGATTAATCGCATTCAACGCCCCGACGGTAAATCGAGTCTCTGGGGCGATGTGGACTATGAGGCTGCCTGTGCTGTGGCCAGTTATATTACCCCTGTTCCGGGGGGCGTCGGTCCGATGACCGTTGCCATGTTGTTGCACAATACTGTATGGAGCTATTGTCGCCGTCACAACTGGCACAAGCCCCTGCTCTCGTTGACCTCTATGCCGCCCGCACGCTGA
- a CDS encoding DUF454 family protein, which yields MVLGVIFGIIGVVGFILPLVPGTPFLLIAAACFNSMEPEETASAQGNESPPVA from the coding sequence ATGGTTCTTGGTGTAATTTTTGGGATTATTGGGGTTGTCGGCTTCATTTTACCCCTAGTGCCAGGAACGCCTTTTTTGCTGATAGCGGCAGCTTGTTTTAATTCTATGGAACCTGAGGAGACCGCCAGTGCCCAAGGGAATGAATCGCCACCCGTGGCATGA
- a CDS encoding pentapeptide repeat-containing protein, translated as MANPQHLQLLKQGVTAWNQWREQNSDIRPDLGQADLTGANLELYNLTNANLDQANLAGADLRNALLKDAYMAGANLYMSDLIEADLQGACLQRATLAGADLYKSNIAMADLRQANLVGTLLRRVSLVEATLAYANLTRANLFQANLHLADLKSAILQEAILESASLIEANFEYAVLIAAKMSKANARRANFKGANLYKAEMDGMDLRDAILDKA; from the coding sequence GTGGCCAATCCCCAACATCTTCAGCTTCTCAAGCAGGGGGTTACCGCTTGGAATCAATGGCGGGAGCAAAACAGTGATATTCGCCCTGATCTGGGACAAGCCGATCTCACTGGCGCCAATTTGGAGCTGTACAACCTCACCAATGCCAATCTCGATCAGGCAAATTTAGCGGGGGCTGATCTGCGCAATGCTTTGCTCAAGGATGCCTACATGGCTGGAGCAAACCTCTACATGAGTGACCTGATTGAGGCGGATTTGCAGGGGGCCTGTTTACAGCGGGCTACCTTAGCGGGTGCTGATCTCTACAAGTCAAATATTGCCATGGCCGATCTGCGCCAAGCCAACTTGGTGGGCACGCTACTGCGGCGAGTGAGCCTAGTGGAAGCGACCCTTGCCTATGCCAACCTCACCCGTGCCAATCTCTTTCAAGCCAACCTGCACTTGGCCGATCTCAAGAGCGCAATTTTGCAAGAAGCGATTCTCGAAAGTGCCAGTCTCATTGAGGCCAACTTTGAATATGCGGTTCTCATTGCGGCCAAGATGTCGAAGGCCAATGCCCGCCGTGCTAACTTTAAGGGGGCAAACCTCTACAAAGCAGAAATGGACGGCATGGATCTGCGGGATGCGATTCTCGATAAAGCTTAG